The sequence CAGCTGTCGCAGGCGATCAAGCAGCGTGCCCTCGACGAGGAGCCCCCAAAAGGGATGGGCGCGCGCGAGCACGTCCTGCGGATCGTCTACCAGGAACTCGTCCGCCTGATGGGGACGCCGGGAGCGGTGACGCTCGGGCCCCAGACGATCCTGATGGCTGGCCTGCAGGGGAGCGGGAAGACCACGACGACCGCGAAACTCGCCCGCTTCTTCCAGCGGAAGGGACTCAGGGTCGGGGTGATCTGCGCCGATACCTTCCGGCCGGGTGCGTATGATCAGTTAAAGACCCTCTGCGACCGGATCAGCGTCCCCTGTTTTGGCGATCCAAAAGAGCCTGACGCCTTGAAGATTGTCAGGGAAGGGCTGCCCCGGTTCCGCAAGCTCTACGAAGTGATCATCATCGACACCCAGGGGCGGCACGCCCTTGAGGAGCACCTGATCGAGGAGATCATCAACATCAACGAGATATCGCACGCCGACCACCGGTGGCTCGTGATCGATGCGGCGCTTGGGCAGCAGGCGAGCGAGCAGGCCCGCAGGTTCCATGAGGCTATCGGGATCGACGGCGTCCTCGTCACCAAGATGGACGGCACCGCGAGAGGCGGCGGTGCCCTCTCGGCCGTCGCTGAGACGCAGAGCGGGATTGTCTTCATCGGGAGCGGTGAGACGATCGAGGACCTTGAGCGGTTCAACCCGGACGGGTTCATATCCCGGCTGCTCGGGATGGGCGACTTAAAAGCGCTCGTCGAGCGGGCGGAAGAAGCGGTCTCGGCCGAGGATATCGATGTCAACGCCATGCTCAAGGGCAAGTTCACGCTCCGGGATATGTACAAGCAGCTTGAGGCGTTGAACAAGATGGGGCCCTTAAAGCAGATCATGAGCATGCTCCCCCTCGGCGGCATGCAGATCCCGGACGACGCCTACGATATCACCAGCACCAAGATGGCGCGCTATAAAGTGATCATGGACTCGATGACGCCTTCGGAACTCGATGACCCCGCGGTCATCGGGAGTTCCCGGGTCCAGCGTATCGCCCGGGGTGCCGGGGTGGCGCCTGAAGACGTCCGGGACCTCATCAAGTACTACAAGATCATGCAGCGTGCCTTAAAAGGCATGCGGGGCATGGGCGGCGGCAAGTTCAACATGCAGCGCATGATGAAGAAGTTCGGCAGGACCCCGTAAGATGAAACGGTTTGTCGTCGTGGGCCACCTTGCCGCAACGAGCGGCACCTTCAGCCTCAACGATCTCCCGGGAAGCGCCGGGAGGATGGATATCCTCTGCCGCTGCATCAACTCCTCGCTCTTCCTCTCCCACGACCTCCGGCGCGACGTCGAGTGTTACCTCATCCTCCGCGGCGCACCAGACCCGGAGAAGACCGTCCTCTTCCGGGGGAGCGCTGTCCGTTACCTCTCGCCTGATGAGCGGAGCAGCGCCGCCCTGATCAAGAAGGCGCTCTCGATCCCCTGCGGGGATGAGTTCCGGGAGTCGACCCCCGGGGTCTACGTCCGCCGTGGGGGGCTCTCGCGGATTCTCTCCGAGATCCCGTTTGCGGTCCTCGATGAGGCGGGGGAGGATATCAGGGGCGTTCCGGTGCTGCCTGAGGCCTATCTCCTCTCTGACCACCAGAACTTCACCCCGGAGGATCAGGAGATGCTTGAGGGGCGGGACCGCTACTCGGTGGGGCCGTTGTCGCTGCATGCCGATCACACTATCACCGTCCTCTTAAACGAGATGGACCGGAGGGAATCTGGATGGATGTCATCGAAGAGGTAGAAGCAATCCTTGGATACGGCGATACCTGCAACCATTGCCTCGGGCGGTTCTTCGGCAAACGGTCGTTTGGGCTGACAAACGAAGAACGAGGGAGGGCGCTACGGATCGCGCACGAGATCACGGCGAACGAACCGCACCAGGAACCGGCACCGGAGTCCTGCTGGATCTGCGGCGGCGAACTCTCCCGCACCGATGCCTGGGCCGCAAGGGTCGTGGAAGCGATGCAGGGAATCGAGTTTGAGACGTTCCTTATCGGGACACGGGTGCCGCCGCTGATGGCGGAGAGCGAGGAGATGGTCTGGAGTGATCTCTCTCTGCGTGACCCCGAACCCCTGAAGGCTGAGATGAACCGGGAGGTGGGGAAGGCCGTCTCGGAGATGACGGGGAAGGTGGCTGACCTCCAGAAACCCGACGTCGTGGCGATCCTCGACCTTGCGGACGAGACCGTCGAGATACAGGTCAACCCCGTCTTCTTTTCCGGCCGTTACCTGAAATACGAGCGGGGGATCCCGCAGACCCACTGGGACTGCCGGTCCTGCAGGGGGGCCGGGTGCGAGCGCTGCAACTTCACCGGCAAGCAGTACGCAGACTCGGTCGAGGAACTGATCGGCCGGCCGGTGATCGAGACCTTCGGCGCCGAAAACGCCGTCCTCCACGGCGCCGGCCGGGAGGATATCGATGCCCGGATGCTCGGGTCGGGCCGCCCCTTCGTTATGGAGGTCGAGGCGCCGCGGAAGCGGTTGGTGGACCTCGCGGCGCTTGAAGCGGAGATCAACCGGAGCGCTGAGGGCAGGGTGGCGGTCCACCTGACCGGATGGGCGGACCGGAAGATGGTGCAAAGCCTTAAATCCGACAAAGCGCATAAAAAATACAGGATCCTGGTCGAGATCGACGGTCCTGTAACGTCAGATGAGTTCAGGACGGCCCTCGATCAGTTAAATGGTGTAACGATACGACAGCGCACCCCTACACGGGTGTCACACCGGCGGGCAGATAAAGTTCGGGAACGGCAGGTCATCGATATCCAGTGTACGGGCACACAGGACGACCGATACTGGGTCGAAGTCGTCGGTGAAGCAGGCCTCTACATCAAGGAACTGGTATCGGGTGATGGCGGCCGGACCCGGCCCAGCCTCGCCCAGATCCTGGGGCGCACCGCAAGTGTTGTCAGCCTCGATGTGGTGCAGGTCAGAACAACGAACGAGCAAAGGTGAGTAAATCTTATGGCACATCACAATGGACCACGCAAGAAGACGCGGTATAAGTTCAAGAAGGACCTCCGAAGACGCGGTATCCCCCCGGTATCCTCGGTGATTCAGGAGTTCGAGATCGGGCAGAGGGTTCACGTCGTGGTCGAACCGAGTGTCCAGAAAGGCATGCCCCACCGGAGATTCCACGGGAAGACGGGGACGGTCATCGGGCAGCGCGGACGCGCATGGATACTCGAGATCAGGGATGGAGATGCGGTAAAGCAGGTTATCGCGAGACCGCAACATCTAAGAGCGCAGAGAGTATAATCCTCAACAGTAGTGATTGGCATGAAGGTAAAACGGATCGTTAGCGAAGAACGGATACTGCTTCCCGAACTGCGTGATACTCTCCTCACCGTGGAAGCCGCCCGGCTCGAATCTGGAGAAGAGATGTCCTACGAACTTCGTAAGAGCATCGAGCATGCCAATCATCTCGCAAAGACGTCCGCTGAGAAGGCCCGCGACCTGGTCGACGAGCTCATGAAGCTTGAGAAGATGAAGGAGGACATCGCCTACCGCATCGCGAACCTGATGCCGCGGACCCGGGACGAACTGCGAGCAATTTATGCCAAAGAACGATTTAACCTCACGACGGAAGAGCTCGACGAGATCCTTGATCTGGTAATGACCCACTTCTAACGGTTGGGGTGGTGTCTATGAAGACCGAGAAGAAAGAGGAGAACGCGGTAATCATCGATATACTCCCTATGGGGTATGCGAATGATCCGCGTCCGGTTTATAAGCGTGAACCGGTTGTGCTCGCCGTGGGGGTTGACCAATTCAAGTTGCTTGAGCTCATCCCGAAGGCGGGTGCCGATATCCAGATCCATGACCGCGTCTACATCGGTGATGGGGAGCGGGATACGATCGAACGGGTCAAGCGGCGGATCAGCTACGATGACCTGACGGCGACGGCAAAACTGGAACTCCCGTTTGTGGTCGAGCAGATCGTCCTTGAGAACGAGAGGCGGTTCGTCGACTTCTTCAATAAGTCTCTCCCGATCACGCCGAAGTTCCATATGCTCCACCTGCTCCCCGGCATCGGGAAGAAACTGATGTGGGAAGTGATCGAGCAGCGGGAGAAGAAGCCGTTTGAGAGTTTTGAGGATATCTCCCGGCGGATCAAGTCGATACCGCACCCGGAACGTATGATCATCAGCCGGGTCCTGCGCGAGATCGAGGACCCGAACGAGAAGTACCATATCTTTACACTGAAATGAGTGCTCCGAGGGATCAGCACTTTCTCGTCGACCAGAGGGCCGTCGAGAAGATCGCCGGTTTTGTTGATGTTTCCGGCCGGAGGGTGCTCGAGATCGGGCCCGGTGAAGGGGTCCTCACCCGCGCTCTCCTCGACCGGGGTGCGACAGTCGTTGCGGTAGAGGTCGATCCGGCTCTTGTGGAAGAACTTGAGTTCCTGTTTGCCGACGAGATTGCGGAAGGGTGTCTTCAGCTGGTTCCGGGCGATGCGACGAAGGTGGACTTCCCGCCGTTTGATATCGTCGTCGCAAACCTCCCCTACTCTGCCTCTTCAAAGATCACGTTCCGGCTGCTTGAGTCCGGGTTTGAGGTCGCGGTCCTGATGTACCAGAAGGAGTTTGCCCGGCGGATGATAGCGCGCCCCGGGAAGCCCGGCGTCGGGCGGCTCTCGGTGATGGTGCAGACCTATGCTTCGGTAAAACCGCTGCTCGAACTCTCGCCGAACTCCTTCCGCCCAAAACCCCAGGTCCGCTCCTGGGTGGTCAGGATCACGCCGCACGAACCGCCGTATCCGCTTGCGGACCGGGGAGTCTACGCGGATGTGGTCAGGGTGCTCTTCTCCTACCGGAGGAAGACTGTCAGGAAGGCGCTCCGGAGCGGCAAGGATGCTTTTGCGCCTGAAGCGATCGAGCGGGCGATCGCGGGCCTGCCTGACGACCTCCTGCAGCTGCGGCCCGAAGACCTGTCGCTTGAGGAGTTTGCGCTGATAGCAAACCGGATGAGCGGGTGCCTGCATGACGAGCTGCCGGCAAGAGGCTGACGCGGCCCCGGACCAGGTCTATCCTCCTGCCGAGGATTCGCATCTCCTTCTTCGTGCGGCGCTCCGGGAGATCCGGCCGCCCGACCGGGTGCTTGAGGTCGGGACCGGGAGCGGCTACGTTGCGGCCTCCGTTCTGGGCCGGGCGGCGAGTGTGGTCGCGACCGACATCAACCCCTACGCGGTGGAGTCCGCCCGTGCCCGCGGCGTAGCGACGGTCCGAACCGATCTCTTTGCGGGGTTGTCGGGCCCCTTCGACCTTGTCCTCTTTAACCCCCCTTACCTGCCGACACTTCCCGAAGAGCGGATCGACGACTGGCTGGAGTACGCCCTCGATGGCGGTCCCACGGGGAGAGCGGTGATTGAGCGGTTCGTCGCGGACGTTGGACGGGTGCTCGCGCCGTTCGGGCGGGTCCTGCTGCTCGTCTCGTCCCTGACCGGGCCTGACGCGGTGCGGGAACTCTTTGCCGGTCAGGGGTTCGTCTCGTTCATCGTCGATTCAGAGCCGCTTGAGGACGAGACCCTCTATGTGCTCAGGGCGATGCGGGACCTCTGCCGGGCGGGGGCGTGAGCGGCCCCGGTTTCTTCCCGATCCTGCTGAACATCTCCCCCTCCCGGGTGTTCCCAATGGCCCGAATTGAGGCGGAATTGGTCTTATTTTTGTTTTTATTGGAGGATTGAGCTTTAAATGGGCAGTCAAACTTTATCACCTATCACCTCATATAATACGTGATAACTTGACGATGCAGTATTCGAATAACTTCCTCACCGAGGGATCAGTCGGAAAAGGCCTCTGGATAGTGGCACTCCCGATCATTATCAGTAACTTCCTCGCGAGTATCCTGGAGGTGGTGGATATGTACTTCATCGGCAAGCTTGGTGATATCCCGATCGCCGGCGGAGCGATGAGCATATCCATCATAATAGTGCTTACCACCGTGATCTTCGGGACCGTGACGGCAACTGCTGCGTTTGTATCGCGAGCGTACGGATCAGAGCGGTTTGATCGCATCCCGGTGATCCTTTCGCATTCGCTTTATTTGGCACTCGCCTTCTCGGTGGTTCTTGCGGTCATCGGTATGTTCTGGTCGCAGGACCTCCTCCTGCTCCTGGGAGCTGACCCCGAGGTTGCAATGGTAGGGGCACGCTTTCTCTCCCCGATGCTGATAGGAATGTTTGTGTTCGTCACTCTGATGATCCTGACAACCGTCTTCCAGAGCACGGGGGATTCCAGGACACCGATGTTTGTGATGATCGTAGTGAATATCGTAAACATTATCCTGAACCCAACACTGATCATGGGCCTTGGCGGTTTCCCGGCATTCGGAATAGCCGGATCTGCATATGCGTCCCTTGCGTCGCGTACGACCGGCGTGCTGCTTCTGATCGGGGTGATGTATCTCCTGCCGTCCAGGAAGAACGGACCGGTCAGATTCCCGAAGGAATGGGTGTTTGAACCGCGGCTAATTAAGGATATCATGAAGGTCATGATACCATCGGCGGTACAGAGCGGGGTCAGGAGTTTTGCGTTCCTGGGGATGACAGCGATCGTAGCACTATACGGCACGGCAGCGGTGGCAGCATACGGTATCTGCCAGCGCCTGGATATGTTGGGCCTGGTGTTCGTGATGGGGGTTTGCACGGGAGTCGCGGTGATGGTCGGGCAGAACCTGGGAGCGGGAAAAGTAGCGAGGGCGGAGAAAGTAGTCAGGATTGCGATGATCGTGAATGCGTCATTTATGGCGGTTGTAGGTATCCTGTACCTGCTGTTTGCGAAGCACCTCCTGGCGTTCTTCGGCGCGACAGGTGAGTCGCTTGCAGGCGGCATCCTGTTTATGCGGATAATCCCCATGTCGTATTTTGTGATAGCTATGGCGATGACGATGGGATTTGCGATGAATGGTGCGGGGATGACGAGACCCGGCATGTACGCGGCGATCACGGGGCAGCTGATCGTGCAGGTGGGTCTTGCGGCGATCTTTGTGGCGATGGACCTGCCACTGCAGTCCATCTGGTTCGCGGTAGTCTGCGGCACAGTAGTGGTGTTCCTGTGCGATCTGTTCTTCTACAGGCAGGGTACCTGGAAGACAAAGAAACTAGATCTCGGTGGAGAAATTAATCCAGAGAGTCTCTAACAATCTTTTTTCAACCAATGTCATACGGAGCCCCGGGTCCGCCGGGGGAGGTCACCCGCCACGGCCATGGCCGTGTGTCCCCGTCACCATCAGGCAACCGCGGTGACCGGGGTCTCCGCGGGCAGGCGGACATCGGCGAGCAGGCCGTCTATGGAGTCCACGTACTCCACTCTGATGCCGTAGTTCTCCTCGATGTACTCTTTTGCGTCCACAGCAACAGGCCGCTGCCTTGCTATACTCAGTCCGCCGAGCGTTCGGGTCTCCTCGCGGTACTCAAACACCTGGTTGTTCTTCTCTGAGAGGAGCAGGAGCGTCTTTCCGCTTGCTGCAGCGGCCTCGGCCTTCACGAGGATTCCCCCGACCGGGCCGATCTCCCCGTTCTCATTGATGGTTCCGGTCACGGTCACGTTCTCGTTGAGCGAAAACCCCTCCAGTACCGAGAGGAGCAGCGTTGTCATCAGCGCCCCCGCGCTGGGGCCGTCGATCTCTGAGACCTCCTCCGGTCCGTGGATGCTGAAGATGATGTCGCTTGTCGAGAGGTTCACGTGGGAGCGGTTCTGCGCGACAGCGACTGCCTGATTCGCAGCGTCCTGGAAGACCACCCCCATCAGGGGCGTTGTCTGGACGAGCACCCGGCCCCGTCCGGGCACGACCTCGGCTGAGATGTCCACCATCGCGCCCTCCTCGGTCACCCTGTCCGGGGAAAAAGGACCGCCCCGGCCGGCCTCGATCTTCTGGAGGATGACCGGCGCCTGCATCGACGCCGTACCTCCGGCCCCCGCTTCCTTCTCTGTCGGGAGAGGAGCCGGGGTCGTGATCGGGCATATATCATCTGCCGGAGGTTGGGAAAGAATCCGGGCCGGGTCCTCTCCCGGGACAAGGGCGACGACCAGGAGGAAGACGTTCATGACGAGCGATAGAATGAGCAGAGTCGCCAGGGTCTTCTCCCGCATGCGCATATGGTACCCGGACACCATTCATCCAGATATACCTTTCCGAAGATCGGTGCAGGAAGGCGCTATCCCCGGCTGCCTGGCTTGTTCTTCACCAGGGGTTTGGTCCGCCCCGATAACCCCCACAGACTTCCATGCGAGGCAACCCGGGGTGCAGACGGCGTTCTGGTCGCACGTAAAGCCGTGAAGTATGGGATTATTCAAGACCTTGGAGCACTCCGGACAGGCGGGGTAGCAGAAAAATAGGGGGTTGAGAGGCGATCTATCTGGTAGGGCGTTTTTGGGAGGCTCCCTGTCGCCCGTCCTCTTCCTGAGAGACCTCAGTGGTCTCCGGGGAGAGAGCCGCTTCAGGGGATATGTCAAAGTACGATTCGATGATCGAATCATTCTCACGATCGTGATACTGCTTCCCTCCGTCCCTGGTTTTCATCCAGAGGCGGATCTGCTGGAGTAGTGTCACATAACTCATTCCTGTTGTCTTCAGCGGGGAGTCACCCGCTGACGTATGCCATTCTGATCCTCGAAGAATAAATCCATTATGATACGGCATTCTGCCGATATCGCCGTCAGGTTCTACGGTATTTAAAAAAGGGCGGTTCATAGGGGTTATTTTTAGATCCCGACCCGGCTCCCTCACCCACGCCGGAACATCCCGTCGAGTTTCCGTTTATCGAACGCCACCACCGTCGGCCTCCCGTGCGGGCATGTCCAGGGGGTCTTCGTCCGGGCGAGCTGTGCGAGGAGACGTCTCTGCTGGTCGTGCGTGAGAAGGACGCCGGCCTTCACCGCGCCCCTGCAGGCGACGATGCAGGTGACCGCCTCCCGCCGGTCGGGATTGGTGCGGGACGCTCCGGTGAGGAGGTCGGCGATCGTCTCCCTGACAACCCCGGGGTCCTCAAGTGCGCCGAGGGCGGCCGGCACCGCCCGGACGGCGAAGGTGTCCCGGCCGAACTCCTCGACCACGAACCCCTCCTCCGCCAGGACCGCCATTGCGTCGCGGAGCGCGGCAGACTCCCGCGGCGGGAGGGAGAGGACGGCAGGCATGATCAGTTCCTGGGTCTCGGGCGTTGCGTCGCGCCGTTCCACGACCTGGTCGTAGAGGATCCGTTCGTGGGCCGCGTGCTGGTCGATGAGATAGAGGGTCCCGTCGGCCCCTTCAGCCACGATATAGGTCGCCGCCACCTGTCCCACCGGCTTCATGGCGGGGAGGAGGTTCTCGGCATCCCCTGCTTCCTCCGTCCTGCGGAGCTGCCGGTCTGAGAGGGTGAGAGCCCGGTGGCCTGTTGCGTAGGTAGCGGTCGGCTCGGCCACCGGCGGCATCGGTTTCGGCTCCGCCGGGACGATCTGCTGCTGCACCGGCTCCGCCGCCGCTGCTTCGCGGGCGAGGTCGCACCCGGCGAGCGCCTCCTCCACAGCGGCCGCAACCGCAGAGAGGATCTCCCGTTCTCTGGAGAGCCGGACCTCCCGCTTGGTCGGGTGGACGTTGACGTCCACGAGACCGGCTTCAAGCGAGAGGTCGACGAACGCCACCGGGTAGCGGTCTTTCGGGAGGAGGGTGCCGTAGCCCTCCCGTACGGCCGCAGTGATCTGCCGGGAGGTTATGCTCCTGCCGTTGATGCTGATCGCGACCTGCGAGGAGTTCCCCCGGTTCTCGGACGGGCGGGACAGGTACCCGCTGATCCGGAGGAGAGGGGTTCTCGCGTCGATGGGGATGAGTGTGCGGGCAAGGTCAGCGCCGTAAAGACCTGCGATGGCATTCAGGAGTCCGCCCGACCGCTGGGTCGCCATCCGCTCTCTCCCGTTGTGCACCACCCGGAACGCGACCTCGCCGTGCGCGAGCGCGAGGTTCTCCGCAACCCCGTAGATGTGGGCGAGCTCGGTGTTCCTGCTCTTTAAGAACTTCCGGCGGGCGGGGGTGTTGTAGAAGAGGTGTTTCACGATCACCGTCGTCCCCTCCGGTGCCCCCACGTCGTTCTTCTCCACAACCTCGCCGCCCCTGACCACCACCCTGGTGCCGGCGAGCGCCCCTGAGTCCCGGGGACGGGTGACCAGGGTCACCTCAGCGACGGCGGCGATGCTTGCGAGCGCCTCCCCCCGGAACCCCAGGGTCCGGATGAATGAGAGGTCGGCGATGTCCCGGATCTTGCTCGTCGCATGCGGCTGGAACGCAAGCACCGCCTCCTCCGGCATCATCCCTTCCCCGTCGTCGGTCACCCGGAGCATCGTGATCCCGGCAAGGTCCGAGGAGACCTCGACGAGGATGCTTGTCGCTCCCGCATCGATGGCGTTCTCCAGGAGTTCTTTTACCACCGATGCCGGCCGCTCCACGACCTCGCCGGCCGCGATCTGGTTGACCGTATCGGGGTCGAGGACCTGTATCTTCGTCCCGGTCATACTCCCCTCACTCCTCCCCGTTTGCGAGTTTCTGAAGGCGGCAGAGGGTGTTTAACGCCTCTATCGGCGTCATATCGTTCGGGTTTAAGGTCGCAAGTTCCCTGACCGCCGGGTTCTCCTCCACGACTCCTTCGCCGGGGTCGACGAGGAGCATCTGGGTATACCGGGGAGCCCGCGGCCCGCCCGAGAACTCACGCCCCGACGCCTCCTTGAGGAGCTTCATCGCCCGGTCGGTCACCTTCTTCGGGATCCCGGCAAGACGCGCCACGTGGACGCCGTAGCTCCTGTCGGTCGCGCCGGGGATGATCTTTCTGAGGAAGACGACGTCACTTCCGGTATCCTTCACCGCGAAGTGGAAGTTCTTCACCCGCGCAAGCGACCCTTCGAGGTCAATCAGGTCATGGAAGTGGGTCGCAAAGAGGGTCCGGGATCCGGCAACCGCTTTCCCGTGCAGGAACTCCACCACCGCCCGGGCGATCGAGCACCCATCAAGCGTGCTCGTCCCCCGCCCGATCTCGTCAAGGACCACCAGGCT is a genomic window of Methanoculleus bourgensis MS2 containing:
- a CDS encoding signal recognition particle protein Srp54 gives rise to the protein MLDNLGASLKDAVKKLAGKTVIDRAAVDELVRDLQRALLQADVNVKLVMQLSQAIKQRALDEEPPKGMGAREHVLRIVYQELVRLMGTPGAVTLGPQTILMAGLQGSGKTTTTAKLARFFQRKGLRVGVICADTFRPGAYDQLKTLCDRISVPCFGDPKEPDALKIVREGLPRFRKLYEVIIIDTQGRHALEEHLIEEIININEISHADHRWLVIDAALGQQASEQARRFHEAIGIDGVLVTKMDGTARGGGALSAVAETQSGIVFIGSGETIEDLERFNPDGFISRLLGMGDLKALVERAEEAVSAEDIDVNAMLKGKFTLRDMYKQLEALNKMGPLKQIMSMLPLGGMQIPDDAYDITSTKMARYKVIMDSMTPSELDDPAVIGSSRVQRIARGAGVAPEDVRDLIKYYKIMQRALKGMRGMGGGKFNMQRMMKKFGRTP
- the trmY gene encoding tRNA (pseudouridine(54)-N(1))-methyltransferase TrmY, producing the protein MKRFVVVGHLAATSGTFSLNDLPGSAGRMDILCRCINSSLFLSHDLRRDVECYLILRGAPDPEKTVLFRGSAVRYLSPDERSSAALIKKALSIPCGDEFRESTPGVYVRRGGLSRILSEIPFAVLDEAGEDIRGVPVLPEAYLLSDHQNFTPEDQEMLEGRDRYSVGPLSLHADHTITVLLNEMDRRESGWMSSKR
- a CDS encoding tRNA pseudouridine(54/55) synthase Pus10 — its product is MDVIEEVEAILGYGDTCNHCLGRFFGKRSFGLTNEERGRALRIAHEITANEPHQEPAPESCWICGGELSRTDAWAARVVEAMQGIEFETFLIGTRVPPLMAESEEMVWSDLSLRDPEPLKAEMNREVGKAVSEMTGKVADLQKPDVVAILDLADETVEIQVNPVFFSGRYLKYERGIPQTHWDCRSCRGAGCERCNFTGKQYADSVEELIGRPVIETFGAENAVLHGAGREDIDARMLGSGRPFVMEVEAPRKRLVDLAALEAEINRSAEGRVAVHLTGWADRKMVQSLKSDKAHKKYRILVEIDGPVTSDEFRTALDQLNGVTIRQRTPTRVSHRRADKVRERQVIDIQCTGTQDDRYWVEVVGEAGLYIKELVSGDGGRTRPSLAQILGRTASVVSLDVVQVRTTNEQR
- a CDS encoding 50S ribosomal protein L21e: MAHHNGPRKKTRYKFKKDLRRRGIPPVSSVIQEFEIGQRVHVVVEPSVQKGMPHRRFHGKTGTVIGQRGRAWILEIRDGDAVKQVIARPQHLRAQRV
- a CDS encoding RNA polymerase Rpb4 family protein; its protein translation is MKVKRIVSEERILLPELRDTLLTVEAARLESGEEMSYELRKSIEHANHLAKTSAEKARDLVDELMKLEKMKEDIAYRIANLMPRTRDELRAIYAKERFNLTTEELDEILDLVMTHF
- a CDS encoding DUF655 domain-containing protein, whose translation is MKTEKKEENAVIIDILPMGYANDPRPVYKREPVVLAVGVDQFKLLELIPKAGADIQIHDRVYIGDGERDTIERVKRRISYDDLTATAKLELPFVVEQIVLENERRFVDFFNKSLPITPKFHMLHLLPGIGKKLMWEVIEQREKKPFESFEDISRRIKSIPHPERMIISRVLREIEDPNEKYHIFTLK
- the rsmA gene encoding 16S rRNA (adenine(1518)-N(6)/adenine(1519)-N(6))-dimethyltransferase RsmA, giving the protein MSAPRDQHFLVDQRAVEKIAGFVDVSGRRVLEIGPGEGVLTRALLDRGATVVAVEVDPALVEELEFLFADEIAEGCLQLVPGDATKVDFPPFDIVVANLPYSASSKITFRLLESGFEVAVLMYQKEFARRMIARPGKPGVGRLSVMVQTYASVKPLLELSPNSFRPKPQVRSWVVRITPHEPPYPLADRGVYADVVRVLFSYRRKTVRKALRSGKDAFAPEAIERAIAGLPDDLLQLRPEDLSLEEFALIANRMSGCLHDELPARG
- a CDS encoding HemK2/MTQ2 family protein methyltransferase — translated: MTSCRQEADAAPDQVYPPAEDSHLLLRAALREIRPPDRVLEVGTGSGYVAASVLGRAASVVATDINPYAVESARARGVATVRTDLFAGLSGPFDLVLFNPPYLPTLPEERIDDWLEYALDGGPTGRAVIERFVADVGRVLAPFGRVLLLVSSLTGPDAVRELFAGQGFVSFIVDSEPLEDETLYVLRAMRDLCRAGA
- a CDS encoding MATE family efflux transporter; translated protein: MSFKWAVKLYHLSPHIIRDNLTMQYSNNFLTEGSVGKGLWIVALPIIISNFLASILEVVDMYFIGKLGDIPIAGGAMSISIIIVLTTVIFGTVTATAAFVSRAYGSERFDRIPVILSHSLYLALAFSVVLAVIGMFWSQDLLLLLGADPEVAMVGARFLSPMLIGMFVFVTLMILTTVFQSTGDSRTPMFVMIVVNIVNIILNPTLIMGLGGFPAFGIAGSAYASLASRTTGVLLLIGVMYLLPSRKNGPVRFPKEWVFEPRLIKDIMKVMIPSAVQSGVRSFAFLGMTAIVALYGTAAVAAYGICQRLDMLGLVFVMGVCTGVAVMVGQNLGAGKVARAEKVVRIAMIVNASFMAVVGILYLLFAKHLLAFFGATGESLAGGILFMRIIPMSYFVIAMAMTMGFAMNGAGMTRPGMYAAITGQLIVQVGLAAIFVAMDLPLQSIWFAVVCGTVVVFLCDLFFYRQGTWKTKKLDLGGEINPESL
- a CDS encoding S16 family serine protease, with translation MRMREKTLATLLILSLVMNVFLLVVALVPGEDPARILSQPPADDICPITTPAPLPTEKEAGAGGTASMQAPVILQKIEAGRGGPFSPDRVTEEGAMVDISAEVVPGRGRVLVQTTPLMGVVFQDAANQAVAVAQNRSHVNLSTSDIIFSIHGPEEVSEIDGPSAGALMTTLLLSVLEGFSLNENVTVTGTINENGEIGPVGGILVKAEAAAASGKTLLLLSEKNNQVFEYREETRTLGGLSIARQRPVAVDAKEYIEENYGIRVEYVDSIDGLLADVRLPAETPVTAVA
- the mutL gene encoding DNA mismatch repair endonuclease MutL, with the protein product MTGTKIQVLDPDTVNQIAAGEVVERPASVVKELLENAIDAGATSILVEVSSDLAGITMLRVTDDGEGMMPEEAVLAFQPHATSKIRDIADLSFIRTLGFRGEALASIAAVAEVTLVTRPRDSGALAGTRVVVRGGEVVEKNDVGAPEGTTVIVKHLFYNTPARRKFLKSRNTELAHIYGVAENLALAHGEVAFRVVHNGRERMATQRSGGLLNAIAGLYGADLARTLIPIDARTPLLRISGYLSRPSENRGNSSQVAISINGRSITSRQITAAVREGYGTLLPKDRYPVAFVDLSLEAGLVDVNVHPTKREVRLSREREILSAVAAAVEEALAGCDLAREAAAAEPVQQQIVPAEPKPMPPVAEPTATYATGHRALTLSDRQLRRTEEAGDAENLLPAMKPVGQVAATYIVAEGADGTLYLIDQHAAHERILYDQVVERRDATPETQELIMPAVLSLPPRESAALRDAMAVLAEEGFVVEEFGRDTFAVRAVPAALGALEDPGVVRETIADLLTGASRTNPDRREAVTCIVACRGAVKAGVLLTHDQQRRLLAQLARTKTPWTCPHGRPTVVAFDKRKLDGMFRRG